The Agrococcus carbonis genome has a window encoding:
- a CDS encoding aminotransferase class I/II-fold pyridoxal phosphate-dependent enzyme: protein MEQAAAHAPWQRAAAGAGLLGADGRLAPTIFAEMTALATATGALNLGQGFPDEDGPRAVLDAAKHAIDHGRNQYGPGRGAQELIDAVIEHQRRFYGIGLGRGDVLVTAGATEALAATMLAYLGPGDEVIVFEPYYDAYAAIAALVGAVLVPVPLHAPDFQPDPERLARAASPRTRMILVNSPHNPTGTMFGEEALREIVRVAERRDAIIVTDEVYEHLVYDDQHVPIASFDAARERLVSISSAGKTFSVTGWKIGWIMSTPERIAQIGAVKQYLTFVNGAPFQPAVAVGLRLPDEHFDTIVASFARKRDILTRGLRKAGFAVHDANAGYFVLADAAPLGFDDATALARRLPELAGVVGVPLSALARPSRRDLRSTLRFAFCKSDDMLHEASARLAGLRDAALEPAR, encoded by the coding sequence ATGGAGCAGGCAGCAGCGCACGCACCCTGGCAGCGAGCAGCGGCGGGCGCCGGCCTGCTGGGCGCGGACGGGCGCCTCGCGCCGACGATCTTCGCCGAGATGACGGCGCTCGCCACCGCGACGGGAGCGCTGAACCTCGGCCAGGGCTTCCCCGACGAGGACGGCCCGCGCGCGGTGCTCGACGCCGCGAAGCACGCGATCGACCACGGCCGCAACCAGTACGGCCCGGGCCGCGGCGCGCAGGAGCTCATCGACGCCGTCATCGAGCACCAGCGCCGCTTCTACGGCATCGGCCTCGGCCGCGGCGACGTGCTCGTCACCGCCGGTGCGACCGAGGCGCTCGCCGCGACGATGCTCGCCTACCTCGGCCCCGGCGACGAGGTCATCGTCTTCGAGCCGTACTACGACGCCTACGCGGCGATCGCGGCACTCGTCGGCGCGGTGCTCGTGCCCGTGCCGCTGCACGCACCCGACTTCCAGCCGGACCCCGAGCGGCTCGCGCGGGCGGCGAGCCCCCGCACGCGCATGATCCTCGTCAACTCGCCCCACAACCCGACGGGCACCATGTTCGGCGAGGAGGCCCTCCGCGAGATCGTGCGTGTCGCCGAGCGCCGCGACGCGATCATCGTCACCGACGAGGTCTACGAGCACCTCGTGTACGACGACCAGCACGTGCCCATCGCATCCTTCGACGCCGCGCGCGAGCGGCTCGTCTCGATCTCGTCGGCGGGGAAGACGTTCTCGGTGACCGGCTGGAAGATCGGCTGGATCATGTCGACGCCCGAGCGCATCGCGCAGATCGGCGCCGTCAAGCAGTACCTCACGTTCGTCAACGGCGCGCCGTTCCAGCCCGCGGTCGCGGTGGGGCTGCGCCTGCCCGACGAGCACTTCGACACGATCGTCGCGTCCTTCGCCCGGAAGCGCGACATCCTCACGCGGGGCCTGCGGAAGGCCGGCTTCGCCGTGCACGACGCGAACGCCGGCTACTTCGTGCTCGCCGACGCCGCGCCGCTCGGCTTCGACGACGCGACGGCGCTCGCGCGCCGCCTGCCCGAGCTCGCCGGGGTCGTCGGCGTCCCGCTCTCCGCGCTCGCCCGCCCGTCGCGCCGCGACCTGCGCTCGACCCTGCGCTTCGCGTTCTGCAAGTCGGACGACATGCTGCACGAGGCCTCCGCCCGGCTCGCCGGCCTCCGGGACGCCGCGCTCGAACCGGCGCGCTGA
- a CDS encoding nitrilase-related carbon-nitrogen hydrolase gives MGADDRMLLAAAVQWAPGEDADENRRAAAGWIDAAADRGARLIVLPEYSQHCSSDLAATAPAAAEALDGPFATMLLERAAAHDAVVVAGMVERLDDGVANTVLAVDATGIRAAYRKVHLYDAFGSRESDWLTAGDPAQLPVFDALGTRIGVETCYDLRFPEATRRLVDAGADVVVVPAEWVRGPQKERHWTTLVTARAIESTVHVVAADQAPPLGVGCSLIADPMGVPLAALGDEQGIAVAPLDPEAIASTRARNPSLANRRYRIA, from the coding sequence ATGGGTGCTGACGACCGGATGCTGCTGGCCGCCGCGGTGCAGTGGGCACCGGGGGAGGACGCCGACGAGAACCGCCGCGCGGCCGCCGGCTGGATCGACGCCGCCGCCGACCGCGGCGCGCGGCTCATCGTGCTGCCGGAGTACTCGCAGCACTGCTCGAGCGACCTCGCGGCGACCGCGCCGGCCGCCGCGGAGGCCCTCGACGGACCGTTCGCGACGATGCTGCTCGAGCGCGCCGCAGCGCATGACGCCGTCGTCGTCGCGGGCATGGTCGAGCGCCTCGACGACGGCGTCGCGAACACCGTCCTCGCCGTCGACGCGACCGGCATCCGCGCCGCGTACCGCAAGGTGCACCTCTACGACGCGTTCGGCTCGCGCGAGTCCGACTGGCTGACCGCGGGCGACCCCGCGCAGCTGCCGGTCTTCGACGCGCTCGGCACGCGCATCGGCGTCGAGACCTGCTACGACCTGCGCTTCCCCGAGGCGACGAGGCGGCTCGTGGATGCGGGGGCCGACGTCGTCGTCGTGCCTGCCGAGTGGGTGCGCGGGCCGCAGAAGGAGCGTCACTGGACGACGCTCGTCACGGCGCGCGCGATCGAGTCGACCGTGCACGTCGTCGCCGCCGACCAGGCCCCGCCGCTCGGTGTGGGCTGCTCGCTCATCGCCGACCCGATGGGCGTGCCGCTCGCGGCGCTCGGCGACGAGCAGGGCATCGCGGTCGCGCCCCTCGACCCGGAGGCGATCGCCTCGACGCGCGCGCGGAACCCCTCGCTCGCGAACCGCCGCTACCGCATCGCCTGA
- a CDS encoding thiamine-binding protein, which yields MLVAFSVAPGTAGADGSVHDAVAAAVRVVRESGLPHRTDAMFTTIEGEWDEVFDVVRRATDAVLAHAPRASLVLKADIRPGWSGELDGKVERLERALEEEGA from the coding sequence ATGCTGGTCGCATTCTCTGTGGCGCCGGGCACTGCCGGTGCCGACGGCTCGGTGCACGACGCGGTCGCGGCCGCCGTGCGGGTGGTGCGCGAGAGCGGGCTGCCGCACCGCACCGACGCGATGTTCACGACGATCGAGGGCGAGTGGGACGAGGTCTTCGACGTCGTGCGGCGCGCGACCGACGCGGTGCTCGCGCACGCCCCGCGCGCATCCCTCGTGCTCAAGGCCGACATCCGCCCCGGCTGGAGCGGCGAGCTCGACGGCAAGGTCGAGCGGCTCGAGCGCGCGCTCGAGGAGGAGGGCGCGTGA
- a CDS encoding AIM24 family protein: protein MRSELFAEAHQEARSGERWVKQSSKMLRISVSGGGDVLAAKGAMVAYQGQMEFQHEGAGAARLLKKLVTGEGAPLMRIRGEGEVFLARDAANVFTVLLEQEGLSVNGKNLLAFDPQLQWDIRMLRSGNIMAGGLFNVEIGGQGTVGVSCEGQPLLLDCSQQPTFVDPNAAVCWSANLQPSVVSSMNVRSMLRGGTGEAFQLAFHGPGFVVVQPSEGRLAVSGSNGGSSSGGGLGGLFE from the coding sequence GTGAGGAGCGAGCTGTTCGCCGAGGCGCACCAGGAGGCGCGCTCGGGCGAGCGCTGGGTCAAGCAGTCGAGCAAGATGCTGCGCATCAGCGTCTCGGGCGGCGGCGACGTGCTCGCGGCCAAGGGCGCGATGGTCGCCTACCAGGGGCAGATGGAGTTCCAGCACGAGGGCGCGGGTGCCGCGCGCTTGCTCAAGAAGCTCGTCACCGGCGAGGGCGCGCCGCTCATGCGCATCCGCGGCGAGGGCGAGGTCTTCCTGGCGCGCGACGCCGCGAACGTCTTCACCGTGCTGCTCGAGCAGGAGGGGCTCTCCGTCAACGGGAAGAACCTGCTGGCCTTCGATCCGCAGCTGCAGTGGGACATCCGGATGCTGCGCAGCGGCAACATCATGGCGGGGGGCCTCTTCAACGTCGAGATCGGCGGCCAGGGCACCGTCGGTGTCTCGTGCGAGGGCCAGCCGCTGCTGCTCGACTGCTCGCAGCAGCCGACCTTCGTCGACCCGAACGCGGCGGTGTGCTGGTCGGCGAACCTGCAGCCGAGCGTCGTGAGCTCGATGAACGTGCGCTCGATGCTGCGAGGCGGCACGGGCGAGGCGTTCCAGCTCGCGTTCCACGGGCCGGGCTTCGTCGTCGTGCAGCCGAGCGAGGGACGCCTCGCGGTCTCCGGCTCCAACGGCGGCTCATCGAGCGGCGGCGGGCTCGGCGGGCTCTTCGAGTAG
- a CDS encoding class I SAM-dependent methyltransferase, giving the protein MGFAVTADAYDRFMGRFSRPLAAVFADMAGVDGGAVLDVGCGPGALTDELVRRGARVRAVDPAPGFVEAVRARHPGVDVLEASAEALPFPDGAFDAALAQLVVHFMAEPAAGLAEMVRVTRRGGTVAACVWDHALGPLSVFWQAVASLHEGDGPPPGEASRAGQHRGDLERLLLGAGLVEVEEAPIATVVRFEDVASWWAPFELGVGPAGDHVSGLDAQGRALLAARCRELLPPAPFDVTATAWSARGIRH; this is encoded by the coding sequence ATGGGCTTCGCGGTGACGGCGGATGCGTACGACCGGTTCATGGGCCGGTTCTCCCGGCCGCTCGCGGCCGTCTTCGCCGACATGGCGGGCGTCGACGGGGGCGCGGTGCTCGATGTGGGCTGCGGGCCGGGTGCGCTCACGGACGAGCTCGTCCGTCGCGGCGCGCGCGTGCGCGCCGTCGATCCCGCGCCGGGCTTCGTCGAGGCCGTGCGCGCACGGCATCCCGGCGTCGACGTGCTCGAGGCGTCCGCCGAGGCACTGCCGTTCCCCGACGGCGCCTTCGACGCGGCGCTCGCGCAGCTCGTCGTCCACTTCATGGCCGAGCCTGCCGCCGGCCTGGCCGAGATGGTGCGCGTCACCCGGCGCGGCGGCACGGTCGCGGCGTGCGTGTGGGATCACGCGCTCGGCCCGCTCTCGGTCTTCTGGCAGGCAGTCGCCTCGCTCCACGAGGGCGACGGCCCGCCGCCGGGCGAGGCCTCCCGTGCCGGCCAGCACCGCGGCGACCTCGAGCGCCTGCTGCTCGGCGCGGGGCTCGTCGAGGTCGAGGAGGCCCCGATCGCGACGGTCGTGCGCTTCGAGGACGTCGCCTCGTGGTGGGCGCCGTTCGAGCTCGGCGTCGGCCCCGCGGGCGATCACGTCTCCGGCCTCGACGCGCAGGGGAGGGCGCTGCTGGCCGCTCGCTGCCGGGAGCTCCTGCCGCCGGCGCCGTTCGATGTGACGGCGACCGCCTGGAGCGCCCGTGGCATCCGGCACTGA
- a CDS encoding UPF0182 family membrane protein, which yields MSANAERPTAATTGRSRPSPLLITVLIVAAIIGAFVVFSGFYADILWFDQLGFVQVLQTRWLSMGLMFLIGFLAMAVPLALSVQIAFRSRPVYAQLSSQLDRYQELVEPLRRVVMWAAPAALGLFAGTAAASQWETAQLWLHRRPFGETDPQFGLDIGFYIFELPFYQQIVGFALAVLFICGVASIATSYLYGAIRITGREFRISRSARIQIAVIAALYMLALGASIWLGQYASLAQTSQGFLNTGAGWTEVNASIPAAQILAGIAAVVAIFFIITAIIGRWRIAIVGTALLIAASLVVGVAYPAIMQRFNVDPSARTLEAEYIQRNIDATRSAWGVDEMVETPTETRTDAEPGALRADAETTANIRIIDPAQVTDAFANLQEYRQYYGFADQLDVDRYEIDGQMQDTVIAVRELDLSGLDDDSWYNRHIVYTHGYGVVAAYGNQRGPEGQPVFLQAGIPTSGALGDYEPRVYFGEAMPDYSIVGGAPGSDPLELDYPRSTEEGAGNAETTFAGDGGPALDNIFKRLVFALKFQSEQIILSDAVTDHSQILYDRHPRDRVAAVAPYLTLDSDVYPAVVDERLVWIVDGMTTASTFPYSSHRSIAQAIADSTNPNPQVAPGQIINYVRNSVKAVVDAYDGSVTLYAWEPEDPILQAWNEIYPGTIHPISEMSGDLMSHVRYPSDMFKLQRSILGDYHVTDPGTFFSGDDQWATPSEPTASNADTAPAQPPYYLTMSVDGQDPAFTLYSTFIPRDGRNVLYGYLSVNADAGSTDGEVADSYGRLTLQMLPKDQSIPGPGQVQNNFDTDNQVSEVLNLLRQGSTEVINGNLLTLPVGGGLLYVQPVYLQSTGATSFPVLRKILVAFGDDIAFEDTLDEALDALFGGDSGAQAGDSGVDPTTPEGEPAPEEPGGEPAPPTDLQAQLDAALQDAGAALQERQQAYASNDLVAAAEADERLTAALERMIELTAQIEGGQSDGGQSDGGQAETPAPEETPAPEGSESP from the coding sequence GTGTCTGCCAACGCCGAACGACCGACCGCCGCGACCACCGGCAGATCGCGGCCATCGCCGCTGCTCATCACCGTCCTGATCGTCGCCGCGATCATCGGCGCGTTCGTGGTGTTCTCGGGCTTCTACGCCGACATCCTCTGGTTCGACCAGCTGGGCTTCGTGCAGGTGCTGCAGACCCGCTGGCTCTCCATGGGCCTGATGTTCCTCATCGGGTTCCTCGCGATGGCGGTGCCGCTCGCGCTCAGCGTGCAGATCGCCTTCCGCTCGCGCCCCGTCTACGCGCAGCTCAGCTCGCAACTCGACCGCTACCAGGAGCTCGTCGAGCCGCTCCGCCGCGTCGTCATGTGGGCCGCGCCCGCCGCGCTCGGCCTCTTCGCCGGCACCGCCGCCGCCTCGCAGTGGGAGACGGCCCAGCTGTGGCTCCACCGCCGGCCCTTCGGCGAGACCGACCCGCAGTTCGGCCTCGACATCGGCTTCTACATCTTCGAGCTGCCGTTCTACCAGCAGATCGTCGGCTTCGCGCTCGCGGTGCTCTTCATCTGCGGCGTCGCCTCGATCGCGACCTCCTACCTCTACGGCGCCATCCGCATCACGGGCCGCGAGTTCCGCATCTCGCGCTCGGCGCGCATCCAGATCGCCGTCATCGCCGCGCTCTACATGCTCGCGCTCGGCGCCTCGATCTGGCTCGGCCAGTACGCCTCGCTCGCGCAGACCTCGCAGGGCTTCCTCAACACCGGTGCCGGCTGGACCGAGGTCAACGCGTCGATCCCGGCCGCGCAGATCCTCGCGGGCATCGCGGCGGTCGTGGCGATCTTCTTCATCATCACCGCCATCATCGGCCGCTGGCGCATCGCGATCGTCGGCACGGCGCTGCTCATCGCCGCGTCGCTCGTCGTCGGCGTCGCCTACCCGGCGATCATGCAGCGCTTCAACGTCGACCCGAGCGCCCGCACGCTCGAGGCCGAGTACATCCAGCGCAACATCGACGCGACCCGCTCGGCATGGGGCGTCGACGAGATGGTCGAGACGCCCACAGAGACGCGGACGGACGCCGAGCCCGGCGCCCTGCGCGCCGACGCCGAGACGACCGCGAACATCCGCATCATCGACCCGGCGCAGGTGACCGACGCGTTCGCGAACCTCCAGGAGTACCGCCAGTACTACGGCTTCGCCGACCAGCTCGACGTCGACCGCTACGAGATCGACGGGCAGATGCAGGACACCGTCATCGCGGTGCGCGAGCTCGACCTCTCGGGCCTCGACGACGACAGCTGGTACAACCGCCACATCGTCTACACCCACGGCTACGGCGTCGTCGCGGCGTACGGCAACCAGCGCGGCCCCGAGGGCCAGCCGGTGTTCCTGCAGGCCGGCATCCCGACCTCGGGCGCGCTCGGCGACTACGAGCCGCGCGTCTACTTCGGCGAGGCGATGCCCGACTACTCGATCGTCGGCGGCGCCCCCGGCAGCGACCCGCTCGAGCTCGACTACCCGCGCTCGACCGAGGAGGGCGCCGGCAACGCCGAGACGACCTTCGCCGGTGACGGCGGCCCGGCGCTCGACAACATCTTCAAGCGCCTCGTGTTCGCGCTGAAGTTCCAGTCGGAGCAGATCATCCTCTCGGATGCCGTCACGGACCACTCGCAGATCCTCTACGACCGCCACCCGCGCGACCGCGTCGCCGCCGTGGCGCCGTACCTCACGCTCGACAGCGACGTGTACCCCGCGGTCGTCGACGAGCGGCTCGTGTGGATCGTCGACGGCATGACGACCGCGTCGACGTTCCCGTACTCGTCGCACCGCTCGATCGCCCAGGCGATCGCCGATTCGACGAACCCCAACCCGCAGGTCGCGCCCGGCCAGATCATCAACTACGTGCGCAACTCGGTCAAGGCCGTGGTCGACGCCTACGACGGCTCGGTCACCCTCTACGCGTGGGAGCCCGAGGACCCGATCCTGCAGGCGTGGAACGAGATCTACCCCGGCACGATCCACCCGATCAGCGAGATGTCGGGGGACCTGATGAGCCACGTGCGCTACCCGTCCGACATGTTCAAGCTGCAGCGCTCGATCCTCGGCGACTACCACGTGACCGACCCCGGCACGTTCTTCTCGGGCGACGACCAGTGGGCGACGCCCTCGGAGCCGACGGCGTCGAACGCCGACACCGCGCCGGCGCAGCCGCCGTACTACCTCACGATGTCGGTCGACGGGCAGGACCCCGCGTTCACGCTCTACTCGACGTTCATCCCGCGCGACGGCCGGAACGTGCTCTACGGCTACCTGTCGGTCAACGCCGACGCCGGCAGCACCGACGGCGAGGTGGCCGACTCCTACGGCCGGCTCACGCTGCAGATGCTGCCGAAGGACCAATCGATCCCGGGCCCGGGCCAGGTGCAGAACAACTTCGACACCGACAACCAGGTCTCCGAGGTGCTCAACCTGCTGCGCCAGGGCTCGACCGAGGTGATCAACGGCAACCTGCTGACGCTCCCGGTCGGCGGCGGTCTGCTCTACGTGCAGCCGGTCTACCTGCAGTCGACGGGTGCGACGTCGTTCCCGGTGCTCCGCAAGATCCTCGTGGCCTTCGGCGACGACATCGCGTTCGAGGACACGCTCGACGAGGCGCTCGACGCGCTCTTCGGCGGTGACTCCGGCGCGCAGGCGGGCGACTCGGGCGTCGATCCCACGACCCCCGAGGGGGAGCCGGCCCCGGAGGAGCCGGGCGGCGAGCCCGCGCCTCCGACCGACCTGCAGGCGCAGCTCGACGCCGCGCTGCAGGACGCGGGCGCCGCGCTCCAGGAGCGGCAGCAGGCGTACGCGTCGAACGACCTCGTCGCGGCAGCCGAAGCCGACGAGCGGCTCACCGCGGCGCTCGAGCGCATGATCGAGCTCACTGCGCAGATCGAGGGCGGCCAGAGCGACGGCGGCCAGAGCGACGGCGGGCAGGCGGAGACGCCGGCTCCGGAGGAGACTCCGGCCCCGGAGGGCAGCGAGTCGCCGTAG